CCCATGAAATCGTCCACATCCTTCCACACAGCCTTGCGGATGGTGTCGGTTTCCATCCACAGCTCGTGCCTGGCGCCCTCGTATGTTTTCAGGGAGGTTTTCGACAGGCGGGTAGACAGGGCCTGCTGGGACCGGAAAGGGACAATCCTGTCATCCGGCGCGCTGAGGATCAGCTTGTCACAGCCGGACAGGGCTGCCATGTCGGTCTTGCCCAGTTTTTCCAGTGCGCGGAATGTGGCGTCCATCCAGCCAAAGGTCGGCCCGCCACAGCGCAGGGCCTGCTCCTGGTCCAGCCACTGACGCATCCGGTCAAACCGTCCCTTGTCAGAGGTCAGGGGATTGTTCTCAAAGGGTATTTTCGCCGGATCAAAATCGCCCTGGCCAAAGGCATAGGTTTCGGCAAATCCTGTGTTGCAGCCAAAGGAGGCCAGCGCGCGGGCGGTGCGGCGGGGAAAGGGCTCGGTCACCAGGTCAGCCATGGGCGAGGTGAAGATGATGCCTTCCAGATTGACGGGGTTTTCCGCCAGGTACAGCAGGGCGATCAGGGCGCCCATGGACTGGGGAAACCAGAACACTTTCCCCTCAGAGGCAAAGCGCACCATGCTGTTCATGAACAGCTTCATGTCCGCCACGTGGTCGTCATAGGATCGCACATGGCCGCGCTGCGGGTTTTTCGTCAGGCGGGACGATTTTCCCTGTCCGCGCCACTCGATGGCCAGGACACGGCCCTTGCGCTTGTTGATTTCCCCGGCCAGCTCGTCATACTTCTCGATGAATTCACCGCGGCCGGGCAGGATCACCACGGTGAACGAGGGGAACTGCACCGGCTCCCACCGGCCACAGCGGATCCTTTTCCCGTCCGGCGTGTCAAGCCAGCGGAAGGCGGCGGTGCATTTCAGGCGCGGGGGTTCAAAGAAAGACAATGAGTCTGCAGGTCCCGGATAATCTTTTTCCACTGCGAACAAATAGGGTATACACAGGGGCTGAATCAAGAGTTTCCTGCGGAATTCTTTCAGCATGAGAATATACCGGACCACCCGCGACCTGCCCGAGGACGCCCGGCGCGCTGTGGTGGCCATGGGCAATTTCGACGGCGTCCACAGGGGGCACCAGGCTGTGCTGGCGCGGGCGGCAGAGGTTGCGGCCGGTTATGGTGCGCCCCTGGCGGTCATGACATTCGAGCCGCATCCACGGGCCCTGTTTGCCCCGGAAACACCGCCGTTCCGCCTGACGCCCTTTCGCACAAAGGCCAGGATCCTCCAGGACATGGGGGTGGAGATCCTGTACGTCATCCATTTTGACCGCGTGTTCTCTGAAATGGCCGCCGGCCAGTTTGTGGAGGATATCCTGGTGCGGGACTGCGCCGTCCGGCACGTGGTCACGGGCGGGGATTTTGTGTTCGGCCATAAACGCTCGGGCGCTGGCGCCATGCTGCAGGACGCCGGCCAGCGCCTCGGGTTTGGCGTGACGCTGGTGCCCCTGACGCTGGGGGAGAATAGCCAGCCGTGCTCCTCCAGCCAGGTGCGAGCCCTGCTGCAGGCCGGGCAGCCAGAGCAGGCGGCGCAGCTTCTGGGCCGGCCCTGGCTCGTCGAGGGGCTGGTGCGGCAGGGGCAGCAGCGCGGCCGGACCATCGGCGTTCCCACGGCCAATCTGGATCTGGGGGAATACCTGCGTCCCGCCTTCGGGGTCTATGCGGTGCAGGTGGGGCTGGAGGACGGTCGCACCCTGTCCGGTGTGGCCAACATTGGCCGCCGACCCACCGTGAACGAGGGAACTGATGTGCGGCTCGAAGTGCACATCCTGGACGCCGGCGCGGATCTGGACCTTTATGATCGCCATTTGCGCGTGGGGCTTCTGTCCTTTATCCGGCCCGAACAGAAATTCGAGGACCTGGACGCCCTGCGGGCCCGCATCACGCAGGATATGGACCAGGCCCGGAATATCTGTCACCAGCATGGGCTGTAGGGAAGAAGGCTCCCACCCTCTCCCCACATGTCATCCCGACCGGAGCGTAGCGGAGTGGAGGGATCTCCTTCCGCATGAGATCCCTCGACTATGCGTCAATTGCATGACGCTTCGCTCGGGATGACAGGCTTGTTGAAACAGGCTTAACGACAGAAAACATGACGGAATATCGTGCATGAAAGAGATTTCTGGCGCATAATGGAGCTGCAAGGAGTACGGGTCATGCCGGTCATCGAGATCTATTCCACACCCTTCTGCGGTTACTGCAGCCACGCCAAGCGCCTGCTGGAAAGCAAGGGCGTGTCATCATGGACGGAAGTCGACATCATGCTGGAACCTGCCCGCCGGGACGAGATGATCAAGCGCACCGGCGGCCGCCAGACGGTGCCCCAGATCTTCATCGGCGGAAAGCATGTGGGCAGCTATGACGACCTGCGCGCCCTGGACAGGGACGGCAAGCTGGAGGCCCTGCTGAAGGACTAGAATGTGTCATCAACTGACGGATAATGGCCATCTGACTTCAGCTTTTTCCGCTTCCGGTGCTCACGCACATTTATGTACGCTCCGCTCCGGTTCTCGAAAACTCTTGTCATCTGGCTCATTCTGCGTCAGTTGATGACACGTTCTGGTCACCCCTGACTCTGGAGAAAACAGACAATGAGCCATCAGACAGCCCATGGCGGGGCCAATACTGTCCCGCCTTTTTCCCCGTCCGGTGAGGTGGCCTTCCTGGTGCGGGTCTATAATGCACAGCTACCCGCCTTTGGGGATTTTATCGGGTTCATCCTGGACCGGTCCCGGCGTACGGGGGAAACCACCGCAACAACCTTGCAGGATATGGTTTATGAGGCTCTGGATCATTTCGAGCCGGTGAAAGCCTGGGGAGGGAAAAGTCTGTACTTCATGCTTTATTCCCTGGGGGATCTGGCAGGTCTGTGGAAAGCGGCGGAAAATATCCCGGACGCAGAAGCCCATACTCTCCTGTCTCCGTTCAGAACGGTTGATTTCGCGGCCCTTCTGTCAGCCTGCTGCCGGTCGACCCGCCCCGGGCTGATCGCCGGAATTTCTGCCATAGCGGCCTGATCCGCATGAACATCGTCCAGACTCTGACCGTGACAGCGGACGAGGCCGGGATGCGGCTGGATCGCTGGTTCCGGCGGCATTTCCCGCAGGTGACGCACGGTCAGCTGCAGAAGCTGCTGCGCACGGGCCAGGTCCGTGTGGCGGGTAAACGGGCCAGCGCGGATACCCGGGTGGAGGAGGGGCAGGCTATCCGCATTCCCCCCCTGCCGTCGGCTTCGGCCCAGGAAGAATCCCGTGCCCCACGGACACCGAAAACCGCACGGGCCTCGCAGGATGACATAAAGGATCTTCAGGCCCGGGTGCTGTACCGGGACGACGATGTACTGGTGATCAACAAGCCCGCCGGCATGGCGGTTCAGGGTGGAACCGGTGTCGGGAAAAACATTGATCTTCTGCTGGACGTGCTGCAATTCGAGGCCAGCGAGCGGCCACGACTGGTGCACCGGCTGGACCGGGACACCAGCGGTGTTCTGGTGCTGGCCCGCACGTTGCCGGCGGCGCGCAGGCTGGGGGAGCTGTTCCGCGGCCATGACGTGCGCAAGTACTACTGGGCTGTGACCGTGGGAACGCCGGTGCCGTTCCAGGGCCGCATCGACCTGGCCCTGTCGAAACAGGGCGGGGCAGGGCGGGAGAAAATGGCTCCCGATGAGGATGAGGGGAAAAACGCTGTCACCCTGTACAGCGTGGTCGAGCCTGCCGGGAAAAAAGCCGCCTGGGTGGCCCTGTGGCCCGTGACGGGGCGCACGCACCAGCTGCGCGCCCATATGGCGGCCATTGGCACGCCCATCCTGGGCGACGGGAAATACGCCGGGAAGGGGGCTTCCCTGACGGGTGTGGAGCTGTCCCGCGACCTGC
Above is a window of Pseudomonadota bacterium DNA encoding:
- a CDS encoding RluA family pseudouridine synthase — translated: MNIVQTLTVTADEAGMRLDRWFRRHFPQVTHGQLQKLLRTGQVRVAGKRASADTRVEEGQAIRIPPLPSASAQEESRAPRTPKTARASQDDIKDLQARVLYRDDDVLVINKPAGMAVQGGTGVGKNIDLLLDVLQFEASERPRLVHRLDRDTSGVLVLARTLPAARRLGELFRGHDVRKYYWAVTVGTPVPFQGRIDLALSKQGGAGREKMAPDEDEGKNAVTLYSVVEPAGKKAAWVALWPVTGRTHQLRAHMAAIGTPILGDGKYAGKGASLTGVELSRDLHLHARRIILPHPRRGMIDVTAPLPDHMKKTWKYFGFHQKDDGDPFAAAEA
- a CDS encoding bifunctional riboflavin kinase/FAD synthetase; translated protein: MRIYRTTRDLPEDARRAVVAMGNFDGVHRGHQAVLARAAEVAAGYGAPLAVMTFEPHPRALFAPETPPFRLTPFRTKARILQDMGVEILYVIHFDRVFSEMAAGQFVEDILVRDCAVRHVVTGGDFVFGHKRSGAGAMLQDAGQRLGFGVTLVPLTLGENSQPCSSSQVRALLQAGQPEQAAQLLGRPWLVEGLVRQGQQRGRTIGVPTANLDLGEYLRPAFGVYAVQVGLEDGRTLSGVANIGRRPTVNEGTDVRLEVHILDAGADLDLYDRHLRVGLLSFIRPEQKFEDLDALRARITQDMDQARNICHQHGL
- the grxC gene encoding glutaredoxin 3, which codes for MPVIEIYSTPFCGYCSHAKRLLESKGVSSWTEVDIMLEPARRDEMIKRTGGRQTVPQIFIGGKHVGSYDDLRALDRDGKLEALLKD
- a CDS encoding alpha/beta hydrolase, whose protein sequence is MSFFEPPRLKCTAAFRWLDTPDGKRIRCGRWEPVQFPSFTVVILPGRGEFIEKYDELAGEINKRKGRVLAIEWRGQGKSSRLTKNPQRGHVRSYDDHVADMKLFMNSMVRFASEGKVFWFPQSMGALIALLYLAENPVNLEGIIFTSPMADLVTEPFPRRTARALASFGCNTGFAETYAFGQGDFDPAKIPFENNPLTSDKGRFDRMRQWLDQEQALRCGGPTFGWMDATFRALEKLGKTDMAALSGCDKLILSAPDDRIVPFRSQQALSTRLSKTSLKTYEGARHELWMETDTIRKAVWKDVDDFMGVRIPYYVGGGTDRIRPDARLTNPAAKPPAWRPGTGGQF